Proteins encoded in a region of the Globicephala melas chromosome 1, mGloMel1.2, whole genome shotgun sequence genome:
- the NDUFS2 gene encoding NADH dehydrogenase [ubiquinone] iron-sulfur protein 2, mitochondrial yields the protein MATLRALCGLRGVAALVLRPGAGARLPIQPTRGARQWQPDVEWAEQFGGAVMYPTKETAHWKPPPWNDEDPPKDTLVSNLTLNFGPQHPAAHGVLRLVMELSGEMVRKCDPHIGLLHRGTEKLIEYKTYLQALPYFDRLDYVSMMCNEQAYSLAVEKLLNIQPPPRAQWIRVLFGEITRLLNHIMAVTTHALDIGAMTPFFWLFEEREKMFEFYERVSGARMHAAYVRPGGVHQDLPLGLMDDIYEFSKNFSLRIDELEEMLTNNRIWRNRTVDIGVVTAEEALNYGFSGVMLRGSGIQWDLRKTQPYDVYDQVEFDVPIGSRGDCYDRYLCRVEEMRQSLRIILQCLNKMPPGEIKVDDAKVSPPKRAEMKTSMESLIHHFKLYTEGYQVPPGATYTAIEAPKGEFGVYLVSDGSSRPYRCKIKAPGFAHLAGLDKMSKGHMLADVVAIIGTQDIVFGEVDR from the exons ATGGCGACGCTCAGGGCTCTGTGCGGCCTCCGGGGCGTCGCGGCCCTGGTGCTGCGGCCCGGGGCTGGGGCCCGACTGCCGATTCAGCCCACCAG AGGTGCTCGGCAATGGCAGCCAGATGTGGAATGGGCAGAGCAGTTTGGGGGCGCTGTCATGTACCCCACCAAGGAAACAGCCCACTGGAAGCCTCCACCTTGGAATG ATGAGGACCCTCCAAAGGACACGTTGGTGTCGAACCTGACCCTGAACTTTgggccccagcacccagcagcCCATGGAGTCCTGCGGCTAGTGATGGAATTGAGTGGGGAGATGGTGCGCAAGTGTGACCCTCACATCGGGCTGCTGCACCGAGGCACGGAGAAGCTCATTGAATACAAGACCTATCTGCAG gcCCTTCCATACTTTGACCGGCTAGACTATGTGTCCATGATGTGTAACGAACAGGCCTATTCACTGGCTGTAGAGAAGTTGCTCAACATCCAACCTCCTCCTAGGGCACAGTGGATCCGAG TGCTGTTTGGAGAAATCACTCGGCTTTTGAACCACATCATGGCTGTGACCACACATGCCCTGGACATTGGGGCCATGACCCCTTTCTTCTGGTTGTTtgaagaaagggagaag ATGTTTGAGTTCTACGAGCGAGTGTCTGGGGCTCGGATGCATGCTGCCTATGTCCGGCCAGGAGGTGTGCACCAG GACCTACCCCTTGGGCTTATGGATGACATTTATGAGTTTTCTAAGAACTTCTCTCTTCGCATTGATGAGCTGGAGGAG ATGCTGACCAACAATAGGATCTGGCGGAATCGGACAGTCGACATTGGGGTTGTAACAGCAGAAGAAGCACTTAACTATGGCTTTAG CGGGGTAATGCTCCGGGGCTCGGGCATCCAGTGGGACCTGCGGAAGACCCAGCCCTATGATGTTTATGACCAGGTGGAGTTTGATGTTCCTATTGGCTCTCGAGGGGACTGCTATGATAG GTACCTGTGTCGGGTGGAGGAGATGCGCCAGTCCCTTCGAATCATCTTACAGTGTCTGAACAAGATGCCTCCCGGGGAGATCAAGGTTGACGATGCCAAAGTGTCTCCACCAAAACGAGCGGAGATGAAG ACTTCTATGGAGTCACTGATTCATCACTTTAAGTTGTATACTGAGGGCTACCAAGTTCCTCCAGGTGCCACATACACTGCCATCGAGGCTCCTAAG GGAGAGTTTGGGGTGTACCTGGTGTCTGATGGCAGCAGCCGCCCTTATCGATGCAAGATCAAGGCTCCTGGTTTTGCCCACCTG GCTGGTTTGGACAAGATGTCTAAGGGACACATGTTGGCGGACGTCGTTGCCATCATAG GTACCCAAGATATTGTGTTTGGAGAAGTAGATCGGTGA